A portion of the Hoylesella buccalis ATCC 35310 genome contains these proteins:
- a CDS encoding transposase family protein, with product MKTEQLLRCIFPEILADYFDVIDIQESISQIDFWLDERNFMEEADRKSGTVSSYGFTAERVVHDFPLRGKPVYLHVRRRKWRDSSTGEIFSYSYDDLTAEGSKLSPEFVSFLKE from the coding sequence ATGAAGACCGAGCAATTGTTGCGTTGTATCTTTCCAGAGATACTCGCAGATTATTTTGATGTGATAGATATCCAAGAGAGTATTTCCCAGATAGACTTCTGGTTGGATGAGCGTAACTTTATGGAAGAGGCAGACCGCAAGTCCGGCACAGTAAGCAGTTACGGCTTTACCGCCGAACGGGTTGTCCATGACTTTCCCCTTCGTGGCAAGCCCGTTTACCTTCATGTCCGCCGTCGAAAATGGCGTGACAGTTCCACGGGTGAGATATTCAGTTATTCTTACGATGACTTGACGGCTGAGGGCAGCAAACTATCCCCTGAGTTCGTTTCTTTTTTAAAAGAATAG
- the cdaA gene encoding diadenylate cyclase CdaA: MIPFEIGTKDIIDILLVALMLYYVYRLMKESRSLNVFIGILIFIFIWLFVSQILEMRLLGSIMNKLVSVGVIGLIILFQEEIRRFLYELGAHQRFQAFSRLFTNSDKQGEEDKETIVPIVLSCMSMAKGHVGALIVIERGMPLNDIVETGDVIDAKVNQRLIENIFFKNSPLHDGAMIISKKRIKAAGCILPVSHDLSIPKELGLRHRAAAGVTQNTDAIAVVVSEETGRISVAMKGGFRLRLSAEELESLLAKEMEA; the protein is encoded by the coding sequence ATGATTCCATTCGAAATAGGTACGAAAGATATCATTGATATCCTGTTAGTGGCATTGATGCTCTACTACGTATATAGGCTAATGAAGGAAAGCCGTTCGCTCAATGTCTTTATCGGAATATTGATATTTATCTTCATCTGGCTGTTTGTCAGTCAAATATTAGAGATGCGCCTGCTGGGTTCTATTATGAACAAGCTGGTAAGCGTCGGAGTTATCGGCTTGATTATCCTGTTTCAGGAAGAGATTCGTCGTTTCTTGTATGAATTGGGTGCACACCAGCGCTTCCAGGCTTTTTCCAGGCTTTTCACCAATAGCGATAAACAAGGCGAGGAGGATAAGGAAACCATTGTGCCTATTGTGCTGTCGTGCATGAGTATGGCTAAGGGCCATGTGGGGGCACTGATTGTCATTGAACGAGGAATGCCCTTGAACGATATCGTGGAAACGGGCGATGTCATCGATGCCAAGGTAAATCAACGACTGATAGAAAATATCTTTTTCAAGAACTCGCCTTTGCATGATGGTGCCATGATTATTTCTAAAAAGCGCATCAAAGCTGCCGGCTGTATCTTGCCAGTGTCGCACGACTTGAGTATACCAAAAGAGTTGGGATTGCGCCATCGGGCTGCTGCCGGGGTTACGCAAAACACGGATGCCATTGCCGTGGTTGTTTCTGAAGAAACAGGTCGCATCAGCGTGGCCATGAAGGGGGGATTTCGGTTGAGATTGTCGGCAGAAGAATTGGAGAGCTTGTTGGCCAAGGAAATGGAGGCTTGA
- the folP gene encoding dihydropteroate synthase — MEDMDAKKDYTINVRGRLVDLSRPLVMGILNVTPDSFYQGSRKQTEIEIAQRTNQIIEEGGEMIDVGAFSTRPGAFEVTEEEEMDRLRRALAIVRREQPEAIVSVDTYRPHVARHCVEEWGADIINDVSEGGLTGIVNTPIHEEGSMFETVARLQVPYILMSVKSNLHDMLIAFARETQELYALGAKDIILDPGFGFGKTLDENYKIYQHMERLQVLDLPLLVGISRKSMIFKLLGGDPTTSLNGTTVLNTIALQKGASILRVHDVREAVEACKIYERMHGV, encoded by the coding sequence ATGGAAGACATGGATGCGAAGAAAGATTACACGATCAACGTCCGCGGCAGGTTGGTTGACCTATCGAGACCGCTGGTGATGGGGATTCTGAATGTTACGCCCGACTCCTTTTACCAAGGGAGCAGAAAGCAGACGGAAATAGAGATTGCCCAGCGCACCAACCAGATTATAGAAGAAGGTGGAGAAATGATTGATGTGGGTGCGTTCTCCACACGTCCCGGTGCTTTTGAGGTGACCGAGGAAGAGGAGATGGATAGGCTTCGCCGTGCTTTGGCCATCGTCAGGCGTGAGCAGCCAGAGGCTATTGTATCGGTTGATACCTATCGGCCACATGTGGCTCGCCATTGTGTCGAAGAGTGGGGCGCTGACATCATCAATGACGTATCCGAAGGTGGACTTACGGGCATTGTCAACACACCGATACACGAGGAAGGGAGCATGTTCGAGACCGTTGCACGGCTTCAGGTGCCGTATATCCTCATGTCGGTGAAATCGAATCTGCATGACATGTTGATTGCTTTCGCCAGGGAGACGCAGGAGTTGTATGCCCTGGGCGCGAAAGACATCATCCTGGACCCTGGGTTTGGCTTCGGAAAAACGCTTGACGAGAACTACAAAATCTATCAACACATGGAGCGTCTGCAGGTGCTTGACTTGCCGTTGCTGGTGGGTATATCTCGCAAAAGCATGATATTCAAGTTGCTGGGCGGTGATCCTACAACATCTCTAAATGGCACGACGGTACTTAACACCATCGCGTTACAGAAGGGAGCTTCCATTCTGCGCGTGCACGATGTGCGAGAGGCTGTGGAGGCCTGTAAGATTTACGAGAGAATGCACGGGGTGTGA